The following are encoded together in the Deltaproteobacteria bacterium genome:
- a CDS encoding c-type cytochrome, with amino-acid sequence MKKFICLAAAVLFVAGASSLSFAQDVGAGKAIYNGKGMCKACHGKDGSKPFKLTKLFKGETYTVQELKEWIGKEAQMKMLKGKLTEKELADVNAYTNTLKK; translated from the coding sequence ATGAAAAAGTTCATTTGTTTAGCAGCGGCAGTGTTGTTTGTAGCTGGTGCTTCCTCTTTGAGTTTTGCTCAAGATGTAGGTGCTGGTAAAGCGATCTATAATGGAAAAGGAATGTGTAAGGCTTGTCACGGTAAAGATGGTTCTAAACCATTCAAATTAACAAAACTCTTTAAGGGAGAAACTTATACTGTGCAGGAATTAAAAGAATGGATAGGCAAAGAAGCACAGATGAAGATGTTGAAAGGTAAGCTGACGGAAAAAGAGTTGGCAGATGTAAATGCATATACGAATACTCTAAAGAAATAA
- a CDS encoding competence/damage-inducible protein A, protein MVILCIGDELLAGDIENTNATYLAKRLTDLGSIPEKIITLPDDVFAIADEIQNYRDKIIITGGLGPTPDDKTREAVAQALNKKIVRDKIAEQTIKEKIREKGIKEKARIENVLKMADLPEGCSLIENDVGVAPGFIVEDRIFVLPGVPKEMKAMFEKIKGCFQGEKIYTEWLKTEKKESQIIFAIKETLKRYNVKIGSYGRDGNVFVKISSINEEEVEKAKEKLKKWV, encoded by the coding sequence ATGGTGATTCTCTGTATCGGCGATGAGCTTTTGGCCGGAGATATAGAAAACACGAATGCTACCTATCTGGCAAAGAGATTGACAGATTTAGGCAGTATTCCGGAAAAGATTATTACCTTGCCCGATGATGTTTTCGCTATTGCCGATGAAATTCAAAATTACCGAGATAAGATTATTATAACCGGTGGATTGGGTCCTACTCCTGATGATAAGACCAGAGAAGCTGTAGCACAGGCCTTGAATAAAAAGATTGTAAGAGACAAAATCGCCGAACAAACAATAAAAGAAAAAATAAGAGAAAAGGGCATAAAAGAAAAGGCAAGAATAGAAAATGTGCTAAAAATGGCAGATTTACCCGAGGGGTGCAGTCTCATAGAAAACGATGTGGGTGTAGCTCCTGGCTTTATCGTTGAAGATAGAATATTTGTTTTGCCTGGCGTGCCTAAAGAGATGAAAGCTATGTTTGAAAAGATAAAAGGATGTTTTCAGGGGGAAAAGATATATACAGAGTGGTTGAAGACAGAAAAAAAAGAATCGCAAATTATATTTGCTATTAAAGAAACTCTAAAAAGATATAATGTAAAGATAGGTTCTTATGGCAGGGATGGTAATGTTTTTGTGAAAATAAGTTCAATAAATGAAGAGGAGGTGGAAAAAGCAAAAGAAAAGCTAAAAAAATGGGTTTAA
- the miaB gene encoding tRNA (N6-isopentenyl adenosine(37)-C2)-methylthiotransferase MiaB yields the protein MGKQISKENLKYYIKTFGCQMNERDSEKMAATLENKGYLSSSPQDADILMVNSCAVREKAEQKLYSFIGRLIHKKKKGAKLIVCGCVVQYKGKEILNRFKDVDAVLNTRRIEDFEQVLKDVLNGERIMYIPSTMHNPNKILPHLKDRTGAFVDITYGCNNFCSYCIVPYTRGKEISREKEYIIKEIRMLAQGGVKEITLLGQNVNSYGKGLYKNYNFVDLLYDVSKIDDIQRIRFVTSHPKDFSYSLISAIKEIDKLCKHIHLPVQSGSNRILELMRRKYTREEYIEKALLFKETTKGSITTDIIIGFPTETDYDFEQTMDMLRKIRFDFSFSFKYSPRPFTAAASTKERVPKETKEKRLEKFQNLQEKITWESNLRDVGKIFNVLVEGNAKRGDLLTGRTTTNKIVNFSGEAKKGKIVKVVIQEAKKHSLQGNMEDSYGKFENQRCGFLRR from the coding sequence ATGGGTAAACAAATATCAAAAGAAAATCTGAAATACTATATAAAAACATTTGGCTGTCAGATGAATGAGCGAGATTCAGAAAAAATGGCAGCAACCCTTGAGAATAAAGGCTATTTGTCTTCCTCTCCTCAAGATGCAGACATTCTAATGGTAAATAGCTGTGCAGTGAGAGAAAAGGCTGAACAGAAGCTATATAGTTTTATCGGTCGTCTCATTCATAAAAAGAAAAAGGGTGCGAAACTCATTGTTTGCGGCTGTGTTGTTCAATACAAGGGAAAAGAAATATTGAACAGATTTAAAGATGTAGATGCTGTTTTGAATACGCGGAGGATAGAAGATTTTGAACAGGTTTTAAAAGATGTATTGAATGGGGAAAGAATAATGTATATTCCCTCAACAATGCACAACCCTAACAAAATATTACCTCACTTAAAAGATAGGACAGGTGCCTTTGTGGACATTACCTATGGTTGTAATAATTTTTGTTCCTACTGCATTGTTCCTTATACCAGGGGGAAGGAAATCAGCAGGGAGAAAGAATACATCATAAAAGAGATAAGAATGTTAGCTCAAGGTGGGGTTAAAGAGATAACGCTGCTGGGGCAAAATGTAAATTCTTATGGAAAAGGGCTCTATAAGAATTATAACTTTGTTGATCTTTTATACGATGTTAGCAAAATTGATGATATACAGAGAATAAGATTTGTTACATCTCATCCTAAGGACTTCTCATACTCTCTCATCTCAGCAATTAAAGAAATAGATAAGCTTTGCAAACATATTCATTTGCCTGTTCAGAGTGGTTCAAATAGAATATTGGAGCTTATGAGAAGAAAATATACAAGGGAAGAATATATAGAAAAAGCATTGCTCTTTAAAGAAACAACAAAAGGAAGCATTACCACAGATATCATTATTGGATTTCCTACGGAAACGGATTATGATTTTGAACAAACGATGGATATGCTGAGAAAAATACGATTTGATTTCTCCTTTTCCTTTAAATATTCACCAAGACCTTTTACGGCCGCTGCTTCTACAAAGGAAAGAGTGCCGAAGGAAACAAAGGAAAAAAGATTAGAAAAATTTCAAAATTTACAGGAAAAAATTACATGGGAAAGCAACTTAAGGGATGTGGGGAAGATATTTAATGTTTTGGTGGAAGGAAATGCTAAAAGAGGCGATCTTCTCACAGGCAGAACAACAACAAACAAGATAGTAAATTTTTCAGGAGAGGCAAAAAAAGGAAAAATAGTTAAAGTCGTTATTCAGGAGGCAAAAAAACATAGTTTGCAGGGAAACATGGAGGACAGTTATGGTAAGTTTGAAAATCAAAGATGTGGATTTTTACGGAGATAA
- a CDS encoding 4Fe-4S dicluster domain-containing protein: MKRRDFIKATGTITLAAGVYLTVLKPSASAQEEKDWLKGYDWSKHYWGFGIDSTKCIGCGSCVRACKEENDVPKDPYHFRCWVERYVYLKGEEKPKVDSPNGGYDSFPDKYKEKEVSKAFFVPKLCNQCAVPACVQVCPVGATYQTKDGVVLVDNDYCIGCRYCIEACPFGARYMNDEVGCADKCTWCYHRITKGLNPACVEACPVEARIFGDLKDKNSDISKFVEKYRVSELKPDMGCEARVEYNGINSEVR; this comes from the coding sequence ATGAAAAGAAGAGATTTTATAAAAGCAACAGGAACAATTACCTTAGCCGCTGGTGTTTATCTCACTGTATTGAAACCTTCTGCATCTGCACAGGAAGAAAAAGATTGGTTAAAAGGATACGATTGGTCTAAGCATTATTGGGGCTTTGGTATAGATTCTACTAAGTGTATAGGATGCGGGTCTTGTGTGAGAGCGTGCAAAGAGGAAAATGATGTTCCAAAAGATCCATATCATTTTCGGTGCTGGGTGGAAAGGTATGTGTACCTTAAAGGTGAAGAAAAACCAAAGGTTGATTCACCGAATGGAGGATATGACAGCTTTCCTGATAAATACAAAGAAAAAGAGGTTTCAAAAGCCTTTTTTGTGCCTAAACTATGCAATCAGTGTGCAGTTCCTGCTTGTGTCCAGGTATGTCCAGTAGGAGCGACATATCAGACCAAGGATGGTGTGGTTTTGGTAGACAACGATTACTGCATTGGTTGTAGATATTGCATAGAGGCCTGTCCTTTTGGTGCAAGATATATGAACGATGAAGTAGGATGTGCGGATAAGTGCACCTGGTGTTACCACCGTATTACAAAAGGATTGAACCCAGCTTGCGTGGAAGCCTGTCCGGTAGAAGCGAGAATATTTGGTGACCTGAAAGATAAAAACAGCGACATAAGTAAATTTGTTGAGAAATATAGAGTCAGTGAGTTGAAACCCGATATGGGTTGTGAAGCGAGGGTTGAATATAACGGGATTAATTCGGAGGTGAGATAA
- the mltG gene encoding endolytic transglycosylase MltG gives MKINVKKLLIANFILYVLILAIIICIFISFNHYLHSPASLKEEVKYVSIDKGEEIKDIIRKLHKEKIIKKADWFYYYVILSGISKKIKAGMHKFSTHLTPKEVGIELMSSKVPAIKVTIPEGYTIEQIAQVLDSSHIIKKEKFLETCNNKEFVHSLYINGTSLEGFLFPDTYLFYCGEKAKDIIRTMVNRFNEVYSRLSPSETADRYKILKIASIVEKETARNEEKAMVAAVIYNRLKKGIKLCMDSTVIYGLSNFDGNLKKEDLTKSTPYNTYLFYGLPPTPICNPGKKSLIAALHPASVDYLYFVSKNDGTHIFSKNLKEHGIWVNKYQKKI, from the coding sequence ATGAAGATAAATGTAAAGAAACTATTAATCGCAAACTTTATTTTATATGTCCTGATCTTAGCAATAATAATCTGTATCTTTATTTCCTTTAATCATTATCTGCATTCACCTGCATCTTTAAAAGAGGAGGTAAAGTATGTATCTATAGATAAAGGAGAAGAAATAAAAGATATCATAAGAAAATTGCATAAAGAAAAAATTATAAAAAAGGCAGACTGGTTTTACTATTATGTCATTTTGAGTGGTATATCTAAAAAGATAAAAGCAGGGATGCATAAGTTTTCCACACATTTAACTCCTAAAGAAGTAGGGATAGAGCTTATGTCTTCTAAAGTTCCTGCCATAAAGGTAACTATACCCGAAGGCTATACTATAGAACAGATTGCTCAAGTTTTAGACAGCTCTCATATAATAAAAAAAGAAAAGTTTTTGGAAACTTGTAATAATAAGGAATTTGTCCACAGCCTTTACATAAACGGAACATCTTTAGAAGGATTTTTATTTCCAGACACTTACCTCTTTTATTGTGGGGAGAAAGCAAAGGATATAATTAGAACAATGGTAAACAGGTTCAATGAGGTATACAGCAGGTTATCTCCATCTGAGACTGCAGACAGATATAAAATCTTGAAGATAGCCTCTATTGTAGAAAAGGAAACAGCCAGGAACGAGGAAAAGGCGATGGTTGCTGCCGTTATATATAATAGGTTAAAAAAAGGCATAAAATTGTGTATGGATTCAACAGTAATTTACGGATTATCAAACTTTGATGGAAACTTAAAAAAGGAGGACTTGACAAAATCCACACCTTATAACACTTACCTATTTTATGGACTTCCCCCCACTCCTATCTGTAATCCCGGCAAAAAGTCTCTCATTGCCGCCCTCCATCCTGCGAGTGTGGATTATCTCTACTTTGTTTCTAAAAACGATGGAACACATATATTTTCCAAAAACTTGAAAGAACATGGAATATGGGTAAACAAATATCAAAAGAAAATCTGA
- a CDS encoding deoxyguanosinetriphosphate triphosphohydrolase — MNIREKLEKEEENSLHKNAAFSCSAKGRKRKETLDDVRTEFMRDRDRIIHCKAFRRLQHKTQVFLSPTSDHYRTRLTHTLEVAQIAKTISKALFLNETLTEAIALGHDLGHTPFGHAGEAALNKISKNGFKHEIQSLRIVDIIAKEGNGLNLTEEVRDGILKHSKGRGSIVTKDMPYTLEGQIVRISDCIAYVNHDIDDAIRAGIIEKGDLPKPITNILGNSHSKRIATLVKSVIKATADNNYHHIDMENEVLEALEDLRNFLFENVYFNEKVLSVAKKAEKIIQELFYYFLEHAEQIKKQFTKDRETVVIDYISGMTDRFALETYKDIFLPKPWGE, encoded by the coding sequence ATGAATATCAGAGAAAAATTAGAGAAGGAAGAAGAAAACTCACTTCACAAGAATGCTGCATTTTCTTGTTCTGCTAAGGGAAGAAAAAGAAAAGAAACATTGGATGATGTGAGAACAGAGTTTATGAGAGATAGAGATCGTATCATCCATTGCAAGGCTTTTCGCAGATTACAGCATAAAACACAGGTTTTTCTCTCTCCTACCAGTGATCACTACCGCACACGCCTAACACACACGCTGGAGGTTGCTCAAATTGCTAAAACTATTAGTAAAGCATTGTTTTTAAATGAAACGCTTACCGAAGCCATAGCATTAGGACATGATTTGGGACACACTCCGTTTGGTCACGCCGGCGAAGCAGCCTTAAATAAAATAAGTAAAAATGGCTTTAAACACGAAATACAAAGCCTGAGAATAGTAGACATTATAGCAAAGGAGGGCAATGGATTAAACCTCACCGAAGAGGTAAGAGATGGAATATTAAAGCATTCGAAGGGAAGAGGTAGTATAGTGACTAAAGATATGCCATACACATTAGAAGGCCAAATCGTGAGGATTTCAGACTGTATTGCCTATGTGAATCACGATATTGACGATGCCATTCGTGCAGGCATTATTGAAAAGGGTGACCTACCCAAACCGATAACAAATATTTTGGGAAACAGTCATTCAAAAAGAATTGCTACTCTGGTTAAAAGTGTAATCAAAGCAACAGCGGACAATAATTATCACCATATAGATATGGAAAATGAAGTTTTGGAGGCATTGGAAGATTTGAGGAATTTCTTATTTGAAAATGTTTACTTTAATGAAAAAGTATTAAGTGTAGCAAAAAAGGCAGAAAAGATAATACAGGAACTCTTTTATTATTTCTTAGAACACGCAGAACAGATAAAAAAACAGTTTACAAAGGATAGAGAAACAGTAGTTATAGATTATATATCAGGTATGACGGATAGGTTTGCTTTAGAGACTTATAAAGACATATTTTTGCCCAAACCGTGGGGGGAATAA
- the ruvX gene encoding Holliday junction resolvase RuvX, whose amino-acid sequence MRMLGIDYGDKRVGIAVSDSMNIIATGFEIWKNEKGLYKKIETMVKEYDVGTVVVGMPINMDGTCGLRVEITRAFVEKLKKILRGIKITTWDERLSTSFSLKILSEASVKGRKKKKTVDKIAAAFILQGYLDSTK is encoded by the coding sequence ATGAGAATGCTGGGCATAGATTACGGAGATAAAAGAGTAGGCATTGCGGTAAGTGATTCTATGAATATAATAGCTACGGGTTTTGAGATCTGGAAAAACGAGAAGGGTTTATATAAAAAGATTGAAACGATGGTAAAGGAATATGATGTGGGGACGGTTGTTGTAGGCATGCCCATTAATATGGATGGTACCTGTGGCTTAAGAGTAGAAATCACAAGAGCATTTGTAGAGAAATTAAAAAAAATCCTGAGAGGAATAAAGATAACAACCTGGGATGAAAGACTTTCCACGAGTTTTTCTCTAAAAATTCTATCTGAAGCATCAGTTAAGGGAAGGAAGAAAAAAAAGACTGTCGATAAAATAGCAGCGGCGTTTATACTCCAGGGCTATTTAGATTCTACCAAATGA
- the nrfD gene encoding polysulfide reductase NrfD: MPVDLSLIKGFIYPNEGWFQWSFMLVIYPYITGLVAGAFVVSAFYEVFHDENFKPVSRLALICSLGFLLVCAMPLEFHLTHHLRGFEIFMTPHLTSAMAGFGFVYLWYLFILLLEIWFNFREKIVEGAESKKPSFRRFILRILLLGSHDVSEKALKTVHKVAHILAIIGIPSACFLHGYVGFIFGSIKANHWWASPLMPFIFLLSAVVSGVAMMYVLYWICCVIIKREPMNHKTLNSFIQLLFGFIIVDLAFEGLEILQIFYAHIEATMPIKDLIKNELMGSYVWGQAIIGSGVPFIILIFLEWIIPWSKKHLRQGLMLIASLFVLGSVFLMRWNVVIGGQELSRSLLGTFHFTEVFGTHEGVGVGICLLILPFILMIIFSLFLDPWEKKSVKEVK, encoded by the coding sequence ATGCCAGTAGATTTGAGTCTTATAAAAGGGTTTATTTATCCCAATGAGGGTTGGTTTCAGTGGAGCTTCATGCTGGTTATATACCCCTATATAACAGGATTGGTGGCGGGAGCATTCGTTGTTTCTGCATTCTATGAAGTATTTCATGATGAAAACTTTAAGCCTGTATCAAGACTTGCTTTAATCTGTTCGTTGGGTTTTCTTCTTGTTTGTGCAATGCCCCTTGAATTTCACTTAACACATCACTTAAGAGGATTTGAAATATTTATGACTCCGCATCTTACTTCTGCCATGGCTGGGTTTGGTTTCGTATATCTATGGTATTTATTTATATTGCTTCTGGAAATATGGTTCAACTTTAGAGAAAAAATTGTAGAAGGCGCAGAAAGTAAAAAACCATCTTTCCGTAGATTTATCCTACGGATATTGTTATTGGGTTCACATGATGTTTCTGAGAAGGCACTGAAAACTGTTCACAAGGTCGCTCATATATTAGCCATTATTGGCATTCCTTCAGCCTGTTTCTTGCACGGATATGTAGGGTTTATCTTTGGTTCAATAAAGGCAAATCACTGGTGGGCATCTCCGTTAATGCCATTCATATTCTTGCTTTCGGCAGTAGTGTCTGGTGTAGCGATGATGTATGTACTTTATTGGATCTGCTGTGTGATTATAAAAAGAGAACCAATGAATCACAAAACTTTAAATTCCTTTATTCAGCTGTTATTTGGCTTTATAATTGTTGATTTAGCATTTGAGGGATTGGAAATATTACAAATATTCTATGCACACATAGAAGCAACAATGCCCATAAAAGATCTTATAAAAAATGAGCTAATGGGTAGTTATGTATGGGGACAAGCAATCATCGGCTCAGGTGTTCCGTTTATTATTCTTATATTCTTGGAGTGGATAATACCATGGTCCAAAAAGCACCTACGACAAGGATTAATGCTTATTGCATCGTTATTTGTTTTAGGTTCTGTTTTTTTGATGAGATGGAATGTGGTTATAGGGGGACAGGAACTTTCTCGCAGTTTGTTGGGAACATTCCATTTTACGGAGGTATTTGGAACACATGAAGGTGTGGGTGTAGGTATTTGTCTTTTAATTCTACCATTTATCTTGATGATCATTTTCTCTTTATTTCTAGATCCGTGGGAGAAAAAAAGTGTAAAGGAGGTGAAGTAA
- a CDS encoding N-acetylmuramoyl-L-alanine amidase → MKKILFFFLVILCISFTYRGAESLYENASYRETYYTYNFNKEKLLKVANEYKYLYENYSKTKYAPISVYRRACIFNDLYKRYKLSYYKSERIKALNLLIKDYPESWVTKFAKQKFRQIIVISSKKTKKYTVVVDPGHGGKDPGAVGIKGIREKDIVLKIAKEVKKKLSRRGVNVYLTRKTDVFIPLSKRAHIANEKGADVFVSIHCNACNNKKVRGTSTWILNATSDKRAIQIAARENNVPIEKMGDINKIILSLIQSAKLNISKKLAYYVQKDIVRELHGVSQNIGVKQAPFYVLVDTRMPSILVETLFVTNPSDAQLLSGKKYRRCIAEGISRGVIKFLEEKDN, encoded by the coding sequence ATGAAGAAAATATTATTTTTCTTTCTTGTCATCTTGTGTATTTCGTTCACCTACAGAGGGGCAGAATCGCTCTATGAAAATGCATCCTATAGAGAAACATATTATACATACAATTTTAACAAGGAAAAACTCTTAAAGGTAGCCAATGAATACAAATATCTATATGAAAATTATTCAAAAACCAAATATGCACCTATATCTGTCTACAGAAGAGCATGCATCTTTAATGATTTGTATAAGAGATACAAACTGTCATATTATAAGAGTGAAAGGATAAAAGCCCTGAACCTTTTAATCAAAGATTATCCAGAAAGTTGGGTGACAAAGTTTGCCAAGCAGAAGTTTCGGCAAATAATTGTTATTTCTTCGAAAAAAACAAAAAAATACACAGTAGTTGTTGATCCTGGACATGGGGGGAAAGATCCCGGAGCGGTAGGGATTAAAGGGATAAGGGAAAAGGATATTGTTTTAAAGATTGCAAAGGAAGTAAAGAAGAAACTTTCCAGGAGGGGCGTAAATGTATACCTTACCCGAAAAACAGATGTTTTTATCCCACTTTCCAAAAGGGCGCACATTGCCAATGAGAAAGGCGCAGATGTGTTTGTCTCTATTCATTGTAATGCTTGCAATAATAAAAAGGTGAGAGGTACATCCACCTGGATATTGAATGCGACATCCGATAAGAGGGCAATACAGATTGCAGCCCGCGAAAATAATGTGCCCATCGAAAAGATGGGTGATATAAACAAGATAATACTTTCTTTAATACAAAGTGCAAAGCTCAATATATCAAAAAAACTTGCTTATTATGTGCAGAAAGATATTGTCAGAGAATTGCACGGTGTATCTCAAAACATCGGTGTAAAACAAGCTCCTTTCTATGTTTTAGTGGATACCCGTATGCCCAGCATATTGGTGGAAACGTTGTTTGTGACAAATCCCTCAGATGCACAACTCCTTTCAGGAAAAAAATACAGGAGATGTATTGCTGAAGGCATCTCAAGGGGCGTCATTAAATTTTTAGAAGAAAAAGACAATTGA
- a CDS encoding indolepyruvate oxidoreductase subunit beta — protein MNIVICGVGGQGILKTGELISICAMLSNFDVKKSEVHGMAQRGGSVITFVRFSHKVYSPTVPMGEGDILLSFEMLEALRYLKYLKKEGIGISSSMKIKPADSSYPENIERDLQKRGFVIVDCKSIKDMRFLNTYMTGFVSPLLPFEENIWLSSIGKVFTKSIEENKNIFLKGRRDGDSLYRR, from the coding sequence ATGAATATCGTAATCTGTGGTGTGGGAGGACAGGGAATCCTAAAAACAGGCGAACTTATCTCTATTTGCGCAATGTTATCTAATTTTGATGTAAAAAAATCTGAAGTTCACGGTATGGCACAGAGAGGAGGCAGTGTAATCACCTTCGTGAGATTTTCACATAAGGTATATTCACCAACAGTACCCATGGGAGAAGGCGACATTCTTCTTTCCTTTGAGATGTTAGAAGCCTTAAGATACTTAAAATATTTAAAAAAAGAGGGCATTGGTATATCGTCAAGTATGAAAATAAAACCAGCAGATTCCAGCTATCCAGAAAATATAGAGCGGGATTTGCAGAAAAGAGGATTTGTAATTGTTGATTGCAAAAGCATCAAAGATATGCGTTTTTTAAATACATATATGACAGGTTTTGTTTCTCCTCTATTGCCTTTTGAGGAAAATATATGGTTATCTTCGATTGGAAAGGTTTTTACAAAATCTATAGAGGAGAATAAGAACATATTTCTGAAAGGCAGGAGAGATGGTGATTCTCTGTATCGGCGATGA
- the iorA gene encoding indolepyruvate ferredoxin oxidoreductase subunit alpha, with protein sequence MRSFLSGNESIAYGSHEAGVRYASSYPGTPSTEILETLSKFPEIETEWAVNEKVALECVIGASLSGVRSLYASKHVGLNIAADPLMTLSYTGVNGGLLIVSADDPNMHSSQNEQDNRWYALSAKIPLFEPSDSQEAYELTKLLFDLSEKFDTPILLRITTRLSHSKCVVNIEGRRTEFKKLYKKDSQKYAAIPAYARKMKIRMMERLDKLRDFSDNFSYNKIEMRSKKLGIITCGVSYNYVREAFEDASILKITMSFPLPRKKIEQFCHSVDKVYVVEEVDPFIGEQIKAMGLNVQTISGSFEMSVEKLKKEILNEEIPKSIDVPARPPVLCPGCPHRGVFYILHKLKLTVLGDIGCYSLAVLPPLRSMDFILCMGAGVNALHAFSKLNDKKAVAVIGDSTFYHSGITGVLNSVYNKGTDTIIILDNMTTAMTGHQPHPGTGKDAKGRETQKIPIEDIVEACGVEHIRIVNPFDLEELKETISEEIERDDISVIIARAPCALIVEKKEPLYINAEKCTGCNVCLSLGCPAIQKKGDKMDIISSLCNGCNLCKQVCPFGAIE encoded by the coding sequence ATGCGCAGTTTCTTATCTGGTAACGAATCTATTGCATACGGTAGCCATGAAGCAGGGGTAAGATATGCCTCATCTTATCCTGGCACACCATCCACAGAGATATTAGAAACACTTTCAAAATTTCCTGAGATAGAAACAGAATGGGCAGTCAATGAGAAAGTGGCTCTGGAGTGTGTAATAGGTGCCTCCCTTTCTGGCGTCAGATCTCTTTATGCCAGTAAGCATGTAGGTCTGAATATTGCGGCGGATCCTCTAATGACACTTTCTTATACTGGTGTAAATGGAGGTCTACTTATAGTTTCAGCAGATGATCCCAATATGCATTCCTCGCAAAACGAGCAGGACAACCGTTGGTATGCTCTATCTGCAAAAATACCACTATTTGAACCATCTGACAGCCAGGAAGCATACGAACTCACAAAATTATTATTTGATCTATCGGAAAAATTTGATACTCCTATTCTTTTAAGGATTACAACTAGATTATCTCATTCTAAATGTGTTGTGAACATTGAAGGCAGGCGCACAGAATTCAAAAAATTATATAAAAAAGACTCACAAAAGTATGCAGCCATACCTGCCTACGCCAGGAAAATGAAGATAAGAATGATGGAAAGATTAGATAAATTAAGAGATTTTTCAGATAATTTTTCTTACAACAAAATAGAGATGAGGTCAAAAAAATTGGGAATTATTACCTGTGGTGTATCTTATAATTATGTCAGGGAGGCATTTGAAGATGCATCTATCTTAAAGATTACAATGTCTTTTCCTCTACCCCGAAAAAAAATAGAACAGTTCTGTCATTCCGTAGATAAGGTGTATGTTGTAGAAGAGGTAGATCCATTTATAGGAGAGCAGATAAAAGCAATGGGGTTAAATGTCCAAACTATATCTGGCTCATTTGAGATGAGTGTAGAAAAATTAAAAAAAGAAATATTAAATGAAGAGATTCCCAAAAGTATAGATGTGCCTGCTCGGCCTCCCGTTCTCTGTCCTGGGTGTCCGCATAGAGGCGTATTTTACATTTTACATAAATTAAAACTTACGGTTTTGGGAGATATAGGATGTTATAGTTTAGCAGTGCTTCCGCCGCTTCGTAGTATGGATTTTATTCTATGCATGGGAGCGGGAGTAAATGCCCTTCATGCCTTTTCTAAATTAAATGACAAGAAAGCGGTGGCTGTAATTGGTGATTCTACCTTTTATCACTCCGGTATTACTGGTGTTTTAAACAGTGTTTACAACAAGGGAACGGATACCATCATTATCCTGGATAATATGACCACTGCAATGACAGGACATCAACCACATCCGGGAACAGGAAAAGATGCAAAGGGAAGAGAAACCCAGAAAATTCCCATAGAGGACATAGTAGAAGCCTGTGGGGTAGAGCATATAAGAATTGTTAACCCTTTTGATTTAGAAGAATTAAAAGAAACTATTTCAGAAGAAATTGAAAGAGATGATATCTCGGTTATCATTGCCCGTGCTCCCTGTGCGTTGATAGTAGAAAAAAAAGAACCACTGTATATCAATGCTGAGAAATGCACGGGGTGTAATGTATGTCTTTCGTTGGGGTGTCCAGCCATACAAAAAAAGGGAGATAAAATGGATATTATTTCTTCTCTCTGTAATGGATGTAACTTATGCAAACAAGTCTGTCCATTTGGAGCGATAGAATGA